The Deltaproteobacteria bacterium genome includes a region encoding these proteins:
- the speD gene encoding adenosylmethionine decarboxylase, producing MQTLGRHALLDLYGCDPAILNDGATLQELLKQTAVELECTVVEEVFHNFSPYGVSGVVVIAESHLAVHTWPEHGFAAVDLFTCNDTTALSLLAEILQERFGASHFEYREEVRGTIPLRMKTNQSTQHENALLPRAEAAT from the coding sequence ATGCAGACCCTCGGCCGCCATGCGCTCCTGGATCTCTATGGCTGTGACCCCGCCATCCTCAACGATGGCGCGACCCTCCAGGAGCTCTTGAAACAGACGGCCGTGGAGCTCGAGTGCACCGTGGTGGAGGAGGTCTTCCACAACTTCTCGCCCTACGGCGTCAGCGGCGTCGTGGTGATCGCCGAGAGCCACCTGGCCGTCCACACCTGGCCCGAGCACGGCTTCGCCGCGGTGGACCTCTTCACCTGCAACGACACCACGGCCCTCTCTCTCCTGGCGGAGATCCTCCAGGAGCGCTTCGGCGCCTCGCACTTCGAGTACCGCGAGGAGGTGAGGGGGACGATCCCTCTGCGGATGAAGACCAACCAGAGCACCCAGCACGAGAACGCGCTCCTGCCGCGGGCCGAGGCCGCCACTTGA
- a CDS encoding MaoC family dehydratase, translated as MSAEVVKDLNELLALKGRSLGNSEWIEVDQARVTAFADATLDHQWIHIDAERAAKETQFGGTIAHGYLTLSLVPYLYHQVIDVQGAKMTINYGLNKVRFPSPVPTGSKVRLGLTVGDVEEIKGGFQVIYQGAMEIEGGEKPAMVAELVFRYYA; from the coding sequence ATGTCCGCAGAGGTCGTCAAGGACCTGAACGAGCTCCTGGCCCTGAAGGGCCGCTCCCTCGGAAACTCTGAATGGATCGAGGTGGATCAGGCGCGGGTCACCGCCTTCGCCGACGCCACCCTCGACCACCAGTGGATCCACATCGACGCCGAGCGTGCGGCGAAGGAGACCCAGTTCGGCGGCACGATCGCCCACGGGTACCTCACCCTCTCGCTGGTGCCGTATCTCTACCATCAGGTCATCGACGTGCAGGGCGCGAAGATGACCATCAACTATGGACTCAACAAGGTCCGCTTCCCCTCCCCGGTGCCCACCGGCAGCAAGGTCCGCCTCGGGCTGACCGTCGGCGACGTCGAGGAGATCAAGGGCGGCTTCCAGGTCATCTACCAGGGTGCCATGGAGATCGAGGGCGGTGAGAAGCCCGCGATGGTCGCCGAGCTCGTGTTCCGTTACTACGCCTAG
- the speE gene encoding polyamine aminopropyltransferase yields the protein MTAPIQVRRDGLSPDGRWYTDSWGDGLLWSVEVQGVLRDLQTPYQHLRVLQTARLGRLMVLDHAVQVAEADEAAYHELIVHPGLCRKGSRDGERKVLVIGGGDGGAAREALRHPDVVRVDLVELDPEVPRAARELLPSIWRRPVGEGPLEDDPRFHLQVVDGARFVQDTGERYDLIVVDSTDPVGPGEALFTRAFYEGLAGLLQPGGAVAVQAGSWFFLPRALQLALRGLGEVFERVRAYQCWSAIYPGGLWNLVIATPGDDPAEVDVNRADALSGCAYYSAAVHAAAFALPPAVQEVIAGVERP from the coding sequence TTGACTGCACCCATCCAGGTTCGCCGGGATGGCCTATCTCCCGACGGGCGCTGGTACACGGACAGCTGGGGTGACGGCCTCCTCTGGTCGGTAGAGGTGCAGGGGGTCCTGCGGGACCTCCAGACCCCCTACCAGCACCTCCGGGTGCTGCAGACCGCCCGGCTCGGGCGCCTGATGGTGCTCGACCACGCCGTCCAGGTGGCCGAGGCCGACGAGGCGGCCTACCACGAGCTCATCGTGCACCCGGGGCTCTGCCGGAAGGGCAGCCGCGACGGCGAGCGAAAGGTGCTCGTCATCGGCGGCGGCGACGGGGGCGCGGCCCGGGAGGCCCTGCGCCACCCCGACGTCGTGCGGGTCGACCTGGTCGAGCTCGACCCCGAGGTGCCGAGGGCGGCCCGGGAGCTCCTTCCCTCGATCTGGCGCCGGCCGGTCGGGGAGGGCCCCCTGGAGGACGATCCCCGCTTCCACCTCCAGGTGGTGGACGGGGCGAGGTTCGTCCAGGACACGGGGGAGCGCTACGACCTGATCGTGGTGGACAGCACCGACCCGGTGGGCCCGGGCGAGGCCCTCTTCACCCGGGCCTTCTACGAGGGCCTCGCGGGTCTCCTCCAGCCCGGCGGCGCGGTCGCCGTTCAGGCGGGCTCCTGGTTCTTCCTGCCGCGGGCCCTCCAGCTCGCCCTGCGAGGTCTGGGCGAGGTCTTCGAGCGGGTCCGGGCCTACCAGTGCTGGTCGGCCATCTACCCGGGAGGACTGTGGAATCTGGTCATCGCCACCCCCGGGGACGACCCGGCCGAGGTTGACGTTAACCGGGCTGACGCCCTGTCGGGATGTGCCTACTATTCCGCCGCCGTGCATGCCGCTGCCTTCGCTCTTCCTCCCGCCGTTCAGGAGGTGATCGCGGGCGTCGAGCGGCCTTGA